From a single Chloracidobacterium sp. genomic region:
- a CDS encoding B12-binding domain-containing radical SAM protein has product MSVVVQIRRRKKLGRHRPLNILLVLPRYYNPEKGQQHKPFMIFPNIVLPTLAALTPAPHKVTIVDENVEPLHIPDDTDLVAMTTYTRNVQRGYQIADECRARGIRVVMGGIHVSFMIEEALQHCDAVVSGEGEALWPTILDDVQNDDLKPVYYGGHSQDLNELPVPRWDLLKLDRYFKPIPTLKMPIMSIQTSRGCPHKCDFCTVPVFAGGKMRYRDPAHLLREIDAYGAEFFSIADDNLIVNPDAAATLFKTLAKRKLSWFGFFDTQTIKRPELVELAAKSGCRRAFIGIESIHPNELASVNKKFNRPEKYEELIRLFHRNGIAVDVGILFGFEEETIESTLETIRELERCNVETAIFSVMTPFPGTALYQRTKDKLLHTDWDRYTGEEVVWVREGADPEETRRLLQFAFERFYSVSSIYKRVLSPRSHAQRKLLATISNLRFRSIIKHRFPEPLPPDFLRSARQFRPAYA; this is encoded by the coding sequence ATGTCCGTCGTCGTTCAAATCAGGCGTCGCAAGAAACTTGGTCGGCATCGTCCGTTAAACATTCTTTTGGTGTTGCCGCGCTACTACAACCCGGAGAAGGGGCAGCAGCACAAGCCATTTATGATTTTTCCAAATATCGTCTTACCGACGCTGGCCGCACTGACGCCGGCACCGCACAAGGTGACGATTGTGGATGAAAACGTCGAGCCGCTCCACATTCCGGATGATACCGACCTGGTGGCTATGACGACTTACACACGCAATGTTCAGCGCGGATACCAAATTGCGGACGAGTGTCGCGCGCGGGGAATTCGGGTGGTGATGGGCGGCATTCACGTCAGTTTCATGATCGAAGAGGCGCTTCAGCACTGCGACGCTGTGGTGTCGGGCGAGGGTGAGGCGCTCTGGCCGACGATTCTCGATGATGTGCAGAATGACGACCTCAAACCCGTTTATTACGGCGGACACTCGCAAGATCTCAACGAACTGCCGGTGCCGCGCTGGGATTTGCTTAAGCTGGATCGCTATTTCAAGCCGATTCCAACGTTGAAGATGCCGATTATGAGCATTCAGACTTCGCGCGGCTGCCCGCACAAGTGCGATTTCTGCACCGTTCCAGTGTTCGCAGGCGGCAAGATGCGCTACCGCGATCCGGCGCATTTGTTGCGTGAAATTGACGCTTACGGAGCAGAGTTTTTCTCCATCGCCGACGATAACCTCATTGTCAATCCCGATGCGGCGGCGACCCTGTTCAAGACGCTAGCAAAACGGAAGTTGAGCTGGTTCGGGTTTTTTGACACCCAGACCATCAAACGCCCGGAGTTAGTCGAGTTGGCGGCCAAATCGGGCTGTCGGCGCGCGTTCATTGGCATTGAGAGCATCCACCCGAATGAACTTGCCTCCGTCAACAAGAAGTTCAACCGGCCGGAGAAGTACGAGGAACTCATTCGTCTCTTCCATCGGAACGGCATCGCCGTGGATGTTGGCATTCTCTTTGGTTTTGAGGAGGAGACGATTGAAAGTACGTTGGAGACCATCAGGGAACTCGAACGCTGCAATGTCGAGACGGCGATTTTCTCGGTGATGACGCCTTTTCCCGGCACGGCTCTATACCAAAGAACGAAGGACAAGCTCCTGCATACGGATTGGGATCGGTACACCGGCGAGGAAGTCGTCTGGGTGCGGGAGGGGGCGGACCCTGAAGAAACCCGGCGACTGCTCCAGTTCGCTTTCGAGCGATTTTATTCGGTGTCGTCCATCTACAAGCGGGTTTTGTCGCCGCGTTCGCATGCCCAACGCAAGCTGCTGGCGACTATTTCCAATCTGCGCTTCCGCAGCATCATCAAACACCGTTTCCCAGAGCCACTGCCGCCGGACTTCCTGCGCAGCGCCCGGCAGTTTCGACCGGCTTACGCCTAA